A window from Chitinophaga filiformis encodes these proteins:
- a CDS encoding bifunctional alpha,alpha-trehalose-phosphate synthase (UDP-forming)/trehalose-phosphatase, with protein MSKTIIVSNRLPVKITEKDGEYVLNPSEGGLATGLGSIYRQGYNIWIGWPGIDVSEEAQPQIREQLQTLNLMPVYLTQEEINNYYEGFSNEVLWPVFHYMSVYARYEQVYWDFYYQVNSKFRDVVLQVAEPGDVIWIHDYQLLLLPGMIRSEAPDVAIGYFQHIPFPSYELFRLIPWRCELLEGMLGADLLGFHTFDDSHHFLNAVTRLLPVNASANVVMVNDRAVIAETFPMGIDNQKFEQLSHDPEVLRQMESLKESFQQTHLVLSIDRLDYSKGIIQRLQAFELFLQLYPEYVEKVILYMIVVPSRDSVPQYRELRDAIDMLAGGINARFRTINWHPINYFYRSFPIETLAALYNFADVGLVTPMRDGMNLVSKEYVASRKNNDGVLILSEMAGASKELIDALIVNPNNIGAIARALHEALNMPEAEQQRRMKQMRQVVGKFNISHWVKLFMARLQEVKQMQQSMLARRMSLDMQSTVRNAYKKSAKRAIFLDYDGTLVGFQSNIDLASPDQDLYHLLKTLSDDPANHVVMISGRKHETLEEWLGHLPMDLIAEHGAWKKKYGEDWVMLPGLTAQWKQDILPILDTYMDRTPGSFIEEKSYSLVWHYRKVETGLGELRANELMNTLRYFTNDIGLQILPGDKVIEIKNIEINKGKAALTWLHDREFDFMLAVGDDYTDEDIFKTLPPEAVTIKVGSQVSAARYYLRSHQEVRAFLRALVL; from the coding sequence ATGAGTAAAACCATTATTGTATCTAACAGGCTACCGGTAAAGATCACTGAAAAAGATGGAGAATATGTGCTGAATCCGAGTGAAGGCGGTCTGGCTACAGGCTTGGGATCCATTTACAGGCAAGGCTATAATATCTGGATAGGATGGCCGGGCATTGATGTGAGTGAGGAGGCACAACCACAGATCAGGGAACAACTGCAGACACTGAACCTGATGCCTGTGTACCTGACACAGGAGGAAATTAACAACTACTATGAGGGATTTTCAAACGAGGTACTGTGGCCTGTTTTCCACTATATGTCCGTTTACGCCCGTTATGAACAGGTATACTGGGATTTTTATTATCAGGTGAACAGTAAATTCAGAGATGTTGTTTTGCAGGTGGCAGAGCCAGGTGATGTGATATGGATACACGACTATCAACTGTTGTTGCTGCCAGGCATGATCCGATCTGAAGCCCCTGATGTTGCTATTGGCTATTTTCAGCATATTCCATTCCCATCCTATGAGCTTTTCCGCCTTATACCATGGCGATGCGAGCTCCTGGAAGGGATGCTGGGCGCTGATCTGCTGGGCTTTCATACTTTTGATGACAGCCATCATTTCCTTAATGCCGTTACCCGCCTGCTGCCCGTGAATGCTTCGGCCAACGTGGTGATGGTCAACGACCGTGCAGTGATTGCTGAGACCTTCCCTATGGGTATCGACAATCAGAAATTCGAACAGCTTTCTCATGATCCGGAAGTATTACGGCAGATGGAAAGCCTGAAGGAAAGTTTCCAGCAGACGCACTTGGTGCTGTCTATCGACAGGCTGGATTATAGTAAGGGTATTATCCAACGCCTGCAGGCCTTTGAATTATTTTTACAATTATATCCTGAATATGTTGAGAAGGTGATATTGTATATGATTGTTGTTCCTTCACGGGATAGCGTTCCGCAATACAGGGAGTTGAGAGATGCGATAGATATGCTGGCAGGTGGCATCAATGCCCGCTTTCGTACCATCAACTGGCATCCGATCAATTATTTTTACCGCTCCTTTCCCATAGAAACGCTGGCTGCTTTGTACAATTTCGCCGACGTCGGCTTGGTCACTCCTATGCGCGATGGCATGAACCTCGTGAGCAAGGAATATGTGGCCAGTCGCAAGAACAATGATGGAGTGCTGATATTAAGTGAAATGGCCGGTGCTTCAAAAGAACTGATAGATGCGCTGATCGTTAACCCTAATAATATCGGCGCCATTGCAAGGGCCCTGCATGAAGCGCTCAATATGCCGGAAGCTGAACAACAGCGACGTATGAAGCAAATGCGGCAGGTGGTAGGCAAGTTCAATATTTCCCACTGGGTGAAACTATTTATGGCACGCCTGCAGGAGGTGAAGCAAATGCAACAATCCATGCTGGCCCGCCGTATGAGCCTCGATATGCAGTCGACCGTCAGGAATGCTTACAAGAAATCCGCGAAGCGTGCTATCTTTCTTGACTACGATGGCACTTTAGTAGGGTTTCAGTCCAATATTGACCTGGCATCTCCCGACCAGGACCTCTATCACCTGCTTAAAACGCTTTCCGATGATCCTGCAAATCACGTGGTAATGATCAGCGGCCGTAAGCATGAAACACTGGAGGAATGGCTGGGGCACCTGCCAATGGACCTCATAGCAGAACATGGCGCCTGGAAAAAGAAGTATGGGGAAGACTGGGTAATGCTGCCGGGGCTTACCGCGCAATGGAAACAGGACATCCTGCCCATTCTCGATACCTATATGGACCGTACGCCCGGTTCCTTTATAGAGGAAAAGAGCTACTCGCTGGTATGGCATTACCGCAAGGTGGAAACAGGCTTGGGGGAATTGCGTGCCAATGAGCTGATGAACACCCTTCGGTATTTTACGAACGATATCGGCTTGCAGATCCTCCCGGGAGATAAGGTCATCGAGATCAAGAACATTGAGATCAATAAAGGGAAAGCCGCATTGACCTGGTTGCACGACCGTGAGTTTGACTTCATGCTGGCCGTAGGCGATGATTATACCGATGAAGATATCTTTAAGACATTACCGCCCGAAGCGGTGACAATCAAGGTAGGAAGCCAGGTATCTGCCGCCAGGTATTACCTCAGGAGTCACCAGGAAGTAAGGGCGTTTTTAAGAGCGCTTGTATTGTAG
- a CDS encoding glycoside hydrolase family 15 protein produces the protein MERHTYQTGIIGNCAYLAHVNLNTNIDWLCWPRMDSSFIFGAMLDPGKGGEFSILPSGDYTSKQYYLENTNILCTEITSESGRYRITDFAPRFYQYERYFKPLMLIRKVEALEGNPRVRVKCQPVCDYGSGFLKAQRGSNHIEFLGCEESLRLTTNIPMSYLFEGEHFVLNEDKYLLLSYGNPLEAPLNSTAERFLRETTVYWRTWIKHSNIADFYQPAVIRSALTLKIHQYEDTGAIIAASTTSLPEYPGSGRNWDYRYCWLRDTFYVITALNHIGHFEEMEKYFSYVADISFSGDYRYQPLYGITGKKNLVEQILPHLNGYLGNQPVRIGNQAYEHIQNDIYGQVLISMLPLYTDHRFVFSERKDSTWWIEYLLSKIEHTIDEKDAGIWEFRNFANIHCYSNLFQWAGCSAAEKMARTIGNEQLAEKAVALKNRAAAHIESCYDPVRKVYTNAAGSQHLDASTLQLIMMNYLDPASEKARDHLAALEKELKTPQGLFYRYLHSDDFGKPKTTFLVCAFWYVEALACVGRVDDAVREFQNLLQYANHLMLFSEDVDEENGSQWGNFPQAYSHVGLMNAAYRIAMKRDVPIFLSK, from the coding sequence ATGGAAAGACATACTTATCAGACGGGCATCATTGGCAATTGTGCCTACCTCGCACATGTCAATTTGAACACTAATATAGACTGGCTTTGCTGGCCACGGATGGACAGCTCCTTTATTTTTGGCGCCATGCTGGATCCGGGTAAGGGGGGCGAGTTTTCCATTCTTCCTTCCGGGGACTATACATCAAAGCAGTACTATCTTGAAAATACCAATATCTTATGTACCGAGATCACCAGTGAAAGCGGCAGGTACCGTATTACGGATTTTGCCCCCCGCTTTTACCAGTATGAACGGTATTTCAAACCACTGATGCTGATCCGTAAAGTGGAGGCCCTGGAGGGCAATCCACGTGTCCGGGTGAAATGCCAGCCGGTATGCGATTACGGCAGTGGTTTCCTCAAAGCCCAGCGCGGCAGCAATCATATAGAGTTCCTGGGCTGTGAAGAGAGCCTGCGCCTCACCACCAATATACCCATGAGCTACCTTTTCGAGGGGGAACATTTTGTGCTTAACGAGGATAAATATTTGCTGCTTAGTTACGGCAATCCCCTCGAAGCACCGCTGAACAGTACTGCGGAACGCTTCCTCCGGGAAACGACCGTCTACTGGCGTACATGGATCAAGCATTCCAATATCGCCGATTTCTACCAGCCTGCCGTGATACGCTCCGCCCTCACCCTGAAGATCCACCAGTACGAAGACACCGGCGCCATTATCGCTGCCAGCACCACCAGCCTGCCGGAATACCCCGGTAGTGGCCGTAACTGGGACTATCGCTATTGCTGGCTGCGGGATACTTTTTATGTGATCACCGCACTGAACCATATCGGTCATTTCGAGGAAATGGAAAAGTACTTCAGTTATGTGGCCGATATCTCATTTTCGGGCGATTACCGCTATCAGCCTTTATATGGCATTACAGGCAAAAAGAACCTGGTAGAACAGATACTCCCTCACCTGAACGGATACCTCGGCAATCAGCCCGTACGTATCGGTAATCAGGCGTATGAACATATTCAGAACGACATCTACGGACAGGTACTTATTTCCATGTTGCCGCTGTATACCGATCACCGTTTTGTTTTCTCTGAACGAAAGGACTCCACCTGGTGGATAGAATACCTGTTGAGCAAAATAGAGCACACGATCGATGAAAAAGATGCAGGCATCTGGGAATTCCGCAATTTCGCCAACATACACTGTTATAGTAATCTCTTCCAATGGGCTGGCTGCTCCGCTGCGGAGAAAATGGCCCGCACCATCGGCAATGAACAGCTGGCCGAAAAAGCAGTGGCTCTCAAAAACCGGGCGGCTGCACATATAGAAAGCTGTTACGATCCTGTAAGGAAAGTTTATACCAATGCTGCCGGCAGTCAGCACCTGGATGCCAGCACCCTGCAGCTCATCATGATGAACTACCTCGATCCTGCATCTGAAAAAGCCAGGGATCATCTGGCTGCGCTGGAAAAAGAGCTGAAAACGCCGCAGGGCCTTTTCTACCGTTACCTGCATTCCGACGATTTCGGTAAGCCAAAAACTACCTTTCTCGTCTGCGCTTTCTGGTACGTAGAAGCGCTTGCCTGTGTTGGACGGGTGGACGATGCCGTCCGTGAATTCCAGAACCTGTTACAATACGCCAATCACCTGATGCTGTTTAGTGAAGATGTGGATGAAGAAAATGGCAGCCAATGGGGCAACTTCCCGCAGGCCTATAGTCACGTGGGATTGATGAACGCTGCTTACCGCATCGCTATGAAACGGGACGTACCGATCTTTCTTTCCAAATAA
- a CDS encoding AsmA family protein, whose amino-acid sequence MQKRLRIPLIVLGSLLGLLILLWLGLALYIRHNKADILQQISDRLNDRLHGGTLLIKDMEPSLVRSFPNVSVALEGVSIKDSLWNTHQHQLLEVARIFVKVNTFSLLRKQLDVRQITLEKGSIYLFTDSTGYSNTSILKRNTSAGAEKNRNGKGADITRLQLSDIRFVIENQQKHKLFSFDIASLKGSFRNNDSGWVCNMNTSLRVRSLAFNTEKGSYLKDKPLQTALEIRYNRARKTLDIPQQALRIGGQTISVGASFSFGEQPRPFTLHIIADQIPLRLAASLLTPRISSKLDSINMENPLDAEARLSGHMQPGDKPSVYVTWKTKDNVVTTKGMELQQCSFAGSFSNEWMAGEPRVDENSVISFYGLKAKLYSLPVSADTVRITNLKHPTLTGYFRSAFPLTDLNEAQGEDGVFRFTGGTAVAALYYKGGITAGDTILPYLKGTVALKEGEMEYTPRNLQFSGCHALLAFNGQDLFLQDITIRTRKSNLQMEGSVRNITRLYFSAPEKLELDWKVRSTGIDLDEFRSFLGKRKQGKRARAVANRRNMSRIASQLDVMLNSCNINMDVLLDKLTYGNFTAQQVRAALSLKESDIHLQGVSFSHAGGNINMKGTMTQDGINNRFKVNADIKNVQVDQLFHAFDNFGMQSLGAKNLKGVFSATAAVSGNIKDNGKMAPQSIYGTLAFNLRNGALIHFAPLENIGGLIFRGRNLDNITFENLKNTLTLQGNKIIIPPMQINSSALYMDVSGVYAITKGTDMYITVPLRNPKRDEDIVDKEEKKNRRRKGIVLHLHATDGEDGKVKIRLGGKKDKAEGAEM is encoded by the coding sequence ATGCAGAAAAGGCTTCGTATACCCCTGATTGTTCTTGGCAGCCTGCTTGGTTTGTTGATACTACTATGGCTGGGGCTTGCCTTATACATCCGTCATAACAAGGCCGACATTCTGCAACAGATCAGCGACCGGCTGAATGACAGGCTACATGGGGGAACACTGCTGATAAAAGACATGGAGCCTTCGCTGGTACGTAGTTTCCCAAACGTTTCTGTGGCCCTGGAAGGGGTGAGTATAAAGGATAGTCTGTGGAATACGCATCAGCATCAGTTGCTGGAGGTAGCACGCATTTTCGTAAAAGTAAATACTTTCTCATTACTCAGAAAACAACTGGATGTACGGCAGATCACCCTCGAAAAAGGCAGTATTTACCTGTTCACCGATAGCACCGGTTATAGCAATACCAGCATCCTGAAGCGGAATACCAGCGCGGGAGCTGAAAAGAACAGGAACGGAAAGGGCGCAGACATTACCCGGTTGCAATTATCTGATATCCGCTTTGTAATAGAGAACCAGCAGAAACATAAATTGTTCAGTTTCGATATTGCCAGTCTGAAAGGTAGTTTCCGGAACAATGACTCCGGCTGGGTTTGTAATATGAACACTTCACTCCGCGTGCGTAGCCTTGCGTTCAACACAGAAAAGGGAAGCTACCTGAAAGATAAACCGCTGCAGACGGCGCTGGAGATCCGGTATAACAGGGCCAGGAAAACGCTGGATATTCCGCAGCAGGCTTTGCGTATAGGCGGACAAACCATTTCCGTGGGCGCGTCTTTCTCTTTCGGGGAACAACCACGGCCCTTTACATTACATATCATCGCAGACCAGATCCCCCTGCGGCTGGCAGCATCCCTGCTTACGCCCAGGATATCATCCAAACTGGATAGCATCAATATGGAGAACCCGCTGGACGCAGAAGCCCGCCTGAGCGGACATATGCAGCCGGGTGATAAACCTTCGGTATATGTTACCTGGAAGACCAAAGACAATGTGGTTACCACCAAAGGCATGGAATTGCAGCAATGCAGTTTTGCGGGCAGTTTTTCCAATGAATGGATGGCGGGCGAGCCGAGAGTGGACGAGAACTCCGTGATCAGTTTTTATGGCCTGAAAGCGAAACTTTATAGTCTCCCCGTATCTGCTGATACGGTCAGGATCACCAATCTGAAACATCCGACCCTGACAGGCTATTTCCGCTCTGCTTTCCCGCTTACAGATCTGAACGAGGCGCAGGGTGAGGATGGCGTATTCCGCTTCACAGGCGGAACAGCGGTAGCGGCGCTGTATTACAAGGGAGGCATCACCGCAGGCGATACCATCTTACCTTATCTCAAAGGTACTGTAGCATTGAAAGAAGGGGAGATGGAGTATACGCCGCGCAACCTGCAGTTCAGCGGCTGTCATGCGCTGCTGGCTTTTAACGGGCAGGATCTTTTCCTGCAGGATATTACCATCCGCACGCGGAAAAGCAACCTGCAAATGGAGGGAAGTGTGAGAAACATTACGCGGCTTTACTTTTCTGCGCCGGAGAAGCTGGAGCTCGATTGGAAGGTACGCAGTACCGGTATAGACCTGGACGAGTTCCGGTCTTTCCTTGGAAAGCGGAAACAGGGAAAACGTGCGCGGGCGGTCGCCAATCGCCGGAATATGAGCAGGATAGCCAGTCAGCTGGACGTGATGTTAAACAGCTGCAATATCAACATGGACGTTTTACTCGACAAACTGACATATGGCAATTTCACTGCGCAGCAGGTGAGGGCAGCGCTTTCATTGAAGGAATCGGATATTCATCTGCAGGGCGTATCATTCTCCCACGCAGGGGGCAATATCAATATGAAAGGCACTATGACGCAGGATGGCATTAATAACCGTTTTAAGGTGAATGCAGATATTAAGAATGTACAGGTGGACCAGCTTTTTCATGCATTCGACAATTTCGGTATGCAGTCGCTGGGAGCGAAAAATCTGAAAGGCGTCTTTTCCGCCACTGCAGCGGTAAGTGGCAACATAAAAGATAACGGAAAGATGGCGCCTCAGTCGATATACGGCACGCTGGCGTTTAACCTGCGGAACGGGGCGCTGATACATTTCGCCCCATTGGAGAATATTGGCGGTCTGATATTCCGCGGCCGGAACCTCGACAATATCACATTTGAGAACCTGAAAAATACATTGACATTGCAGGGGAACAAGATCATCATTCCGCCAATGCAGATCAATTCAAGTGCGCTGTATATGGACGTATCGGGCGTTTATGCCATCACAAAGGGTACGGACATGTACATCACTGTGCCGCTCCGTAATCCGAAGAGGGATGAGGATATTGTTGATAAAGAAGAAAAAAAGAACAGGCGCAGGAAGGGTATTGTATTGCATTTACATGCGACGGATGGAGAAGATGGCAAGGTAAAGATCCGCTTAGGGGGTAAAAAGGACAAGGCCGAAGGTGCTGAGATGTAA
- a CDS encoding YihY/virulence factor BrkB family protein produces the protein MSREYIKSLIHTLRVAFQVLQKNDPLRLAGATAFFASFALPPILLILVQVLGLLFNRRSIGRQLIMRLGELVGRESAEQVVVTLRGFRGLAQTWPVAIILFIFLLFVATTLLKVIKSSLNQLWMIRLTGKAGFLQSLVDRLRSLVVIGATGILFLASLLAESVQAFLGSYVNDIFPRAAFVFSGVFPQLVSLLIVTTWFAVLFRYLPDARPTWKVAFSGALLTGILFSIGKLVLRRLLYGGNIGILYGASASAVLLMLFIFYSAIIFYYGAAFTKVWSEFKHRPMQPLRHATFYKLADVEVR, from the coding sequence ATGTCCAGAGAGTATATCAAAAGTCTTATACATACGCTTCGCGTAGCTTTCCAGGTATTACAAAAAAATGATCCCCTACGCCTGGCCGGGGCAACTGCTTTTTTTGCCAGTTTCGCGCTTCCACCTATTTTATTGATCCTTGTGCAGGTACTGGGATTGTTGTTCAATCGCCGGTCTATCGGCAGGCAGCTGATCATGCGGCTGGGAGAACTGGTCGGACGCGAAAGCGCAGAACAAGTGGTGGTTACACTGAGAGGGTTCCGCGGATTGGCGCAGACCTGGCCTGTAGCTATTATACTGTTTATTTTCCTGCTGTTTGTAGCAACTACCTTGCTGAAGGTCATCAAAAGCTCCCTGAACCAGCTATGGATGATCCGGTTGACAGGCAAGGCAGGTTTTCTGCAGTCGCTGGTAGACCGCTTACGTTCCCTGGTGGTAATAGGCGCCACCGGTATCCTTTTCCTGGCCAGCCTGTTAGCAGAAAGTGTGCAGGCATTTCTGGGCAGTTATGTCAATGACATATTCCCCCGCGCTGCATTTGTTTTCAGCGGGGTATTTCCGCAACTGGTGTCATTACTGATCGTGACAACCTGGTTTGCGGTCTTGTTCCGATATCTGCCTGATGCACGACCTACGTGGAAAGTTGCATTCTCGGGAGCTTTGCTCACAGGAATTTTATTCAGTATAGGGAAACTGGTCTTACGCCGCTTGCTGTATGGGGGCAATATTGGGATCCTTTATGGGGCATCTGCCTCCGCGGTGCTGTTGATGCTGTTTATCTTCTATAGCGCCATTATCTTCTACTATGGAGCTGCATTTACCAAAGTATGGAGCGAATTCAAACATCGTCCGATGCAGCCCCTCCGTCATGCCACCTTTTATAAACTGGCAGATGTGGAGGTACGCTGA
- a CDS encoding S9 family peptidase, which yields MRLRYFSCPGSRALTILVCLLAVKASAQPWKQTKWGKDGQSIYEANGTSITSYHAKDGRQSVRVPSSLLTPKGQPAIQVEDFSYTPDENKWLIYTKSQKVWRYKTRGDYWLLDVPSGKLQQLGKGLPASSLMFAKISPDGKQVAYVSEHNLYVEDILSGKIKALTKDGNRRLINGTFDWAYEEEFDCRDGFRWSPDSRSIAYWQIDARKIRDFLMMDNTDSLYSYTVPVEYPKAGESPSSCRVGVVDIATAKTTWLQVPGDPQQHYITRVEWNPARTGLVLQQLNRKQNESVLYVADPATGKTKQIYKESDAAWIDIRSRWNNELTGWDWTNGGKSFIWVSEKDGWRHLYSVDMNGKETLITPGDYDIINLLRIDEKNNLAYVLASPDNPTQQYLYKVSLDGKGTPERVSPVIEEGTHDYDISPDAQWAVHDFSNHFFQPHSELVFLPTHKDDLKTNIAMELQTSRFAPRQEFFRVTTPEGVTMDGWMARPLNFDSTKKYPVVFYVYGEPAAATARDQYGAGRNFIYNGDMAADGYIYISMDNRGTPLPKGRQWRKSIYRNVGQVNVRDQAAGAQELFKRHRYLDTSRVAVWGWSGGGGMTLNLLFRYPQIYKTGIAIAAVGSLFTYDNIYQERYMGLPQETREDYIKGSPVTYTQGLVGNLLYIHGTGDDNVHYQNAELLQNALIRNGKQFQFMSYPNRTHSISEGEGTFKHLSTLYTNYLKEHCPPGAR from the coding sequence ATGCGTTTACGTTATTTCAGTTGTCCCGGCAGCAGGGCACTTACTATTTTAGTCTGCCTGCTGGCGGTGAAAGCCAGTGCTCAACCCTGGAAGCAAACCAAATGGGGCAAGGACGGACAGTCTATTTATGAGGCCAATGGCACCAGTATTACCAGCTATCACGCAAAGGATGGGCGACAAAGCGTCAGGGTACCCAGCAGCCTGCTGACACCAAAGGGACAGCCAGCCATACAGGTGGAAGATTTCTCTTACACGCCTGATGAAAATAAGTGGCTGATCTACACAAAATCGCAGAAAGTCTGGCGATATAAAACCAGGGGCGACTACTGGTTACTGGATGTGCCCAGTGGAAAACTGCAACAACTGGGTAAAGGATTACCCGCCTCTTCCCTCATGTTTGCGAAAATATCTCCTGATGGGAAACAGGTGGCTTATGTCAGTGAACATAACTTATACGTAGAAGATATCCTCAGCGGGAAGATCAAAGCCCTCACGAAAGATGGTAACCGTCGTCTGATCAACGGCACCTTTGACTGGGCTTATGAAGAGGAGTTTGATTGTCGTGATGGCTTCCGCTGGAGCCCTGACAGTCGCTCGATTGCCTATTGGCAGATCGATGCCCGTAAGATCAGGGACTTCCTGATGATGGACAATACGGATTCACTATACTCCTACACAGTGCCGGTGGAATATCCGAAAGCAGGGGAGAGCCCTTCTTCCTGTCGTGTAGGTGTTGTAGATATCGCTACTGCCAAAACCACCTGGTTACAGGTGCCCGGCGATCCGCAACAGCACTACATCACCCGTGTAGAATGGAATCCTGCACGTACCGGCCTGGTATTACAACAGCTGAACAGGAAACAGAATGAAAGCGTATTGTACGTTGCAGACCCGGCTACCGGCAAGACTAAACAGATCTACAAAGAAAGTGATGCTGCCTGGATAGATATCCGTTCCCGCTGGAACAATGAACTCACAGGATGGGACTGGACCAACGGCGGCAAGTCTTTCATATGGGTGAGTGAAAAAGATGGCTGGCGGCATCTGTATAGCGTGGATATGAATGGTAAGGAAACGCTGATCACTCCCGGCGATTACGATATCATCAACCTGCTGCGGATAGATGAGAAGAACAACCTGGCATATGTGCTGGCGTCTCCTGATAATCCTACCCAGCAATATCTTTATAAAGTATCCCTGGATGGTAAGGGCACTCCTGAAAGAGTATCTCCTGTCATTGAAGAAGGTACGCATGACTATGACATCTCTCCGGATGCACAGTGGGCGGTGCATGATTTCTCTAATCATTTCTTTCAGCCTCACAGTGAGCTGGTATTTTTACCAACGCATAAAGATGATCTGAAGACCAATATTGCCATGGAGCTGCAGACTTCCAGGTTTGCTCCACGCCAGGAGTTCTTCCGTGTAACAACGCCGGAAGGTGTTACCATGGATGGCTGGATGGCTCGTCCCCTCAACTTTGACTCAACAAAGAAATATCCTGTTGTATTTTATGTATATGGCGAACCTGCTGCTGCTACTGCCAGAGACCAGTATGGTGCGGGTCGTAACTTCATCTATAACGGCGATATGGCGGCAGACGGCTACATTTACATCTCTATGGACAACAGGGGCACGCCATTGCCTAAGGGCCGTCAATGGCGTAAGAGCATCTACCGTAATGTTGGCCAGGTGAACGTACGTGACCAGGCTGCCGGTGCACAGGAATTGTTTAAGCGTCACCGTTACCTCGATACTTCCCGCGTTGCAGTATGGGGCTGGAGCGGTGGCGGTGGTATGACACTGAACCTGCTGTTCCGCTATCCGCAGATCTATAAAACCGGTATTGCTATTGCCGCTGTAGGCAGCCTCTTTACTTACGACAACATCTACCAGGAACGGTATATGGGCCTGCCACAGGAGACCCGTGAAGACTATATCAAAGGCTCACCTGTGACCTATACCCAGGGCCTCGTAGGGAACCTGCTGTACATCCATGGTACCGGTGATGATAACGTGCATTATCAGAATGCAGAGTTACTGCAGAATGCACTGATCCGGAACGGGAAGCAGTTCCAGTTCATGTCTTATCCTAACCGTACACACAGTATCAGTGAAGGTGAGGGTACCTTCAAACACCTGTCCACCCTGTATACTAACTATTTGAAAGAACATTGTCCTCCGGGAGCGAGATAA
- a CDS encoding VIT1/CCC1 transporter family protein — translation MSKQQKAIRSSGWRTDFLIGFPDGLLLLFFTTFLLHGLPVSVQQFYTLNCCIWVAGSVLVMISAYQANRGDLQHDESTLSPEERQKLERLNISEPIIENIAAEMQKDAVQWEETLASQQVQEKHFNLAAALRSGLLTGIFFLFGGLIPFLPYLRNEQFTPAANTSVLYVFIAITIFSFIKSKMTSQPTIPIILRNLAYGGAVWLGAYIILLVFR, via the coding sequence ATGTCTAAACAACAGAAAGCCATCCGCAGCAGCGGTTGGAGAACAGATTTCCTGATAGGATTTCCTGACGGATTATTACTTCTATTTTTCACAACCTTCCTGTTGCATGGCCTGCCTGTCAGTGTACAGCAATTCTACACCCTGAATTGCTGCATATGGGTAGCCGGAAGTGTACTAGTAATGATCAGTGCTTACCAGGCCAACCGCGGCGATCTGCAGCATGATGAAAGCACTTTATCGCCCGAAGAACGGCAGAAACTGGAGCGCCTGAACATCAGTGAGCCCATCATAGAAAATATCGCCGCGGAAATGCAAAAGGATGCCGTGCAATGGGAAGAAACCCTGGCATCGCAACAGGTACAGGAAAAACATTTCAACCTTGCAGCAGCCCTCCGCAGCGGCCTTCTGACGGGCATCTTCTTCCTCTTTGGCGGTTTGATCCCTTTTTTACCCTATCTGCGCAATGAACAATTTACCCCGGCAGCCAATACAAGCGTGCTTTATGTGTTCATTGCCATCACCATATTCAGTTTCATCAAATCAAAAATGACCAGCCAGCCCACCATCCCGATTATACTCCGGAACCTTGCCTATGGAGGCGCGGTATGGCTGGGTGCGTATATAATTTTATTGGTGTTTAGATAA